A portion of the Thermosediminibacter oceani DSM 16646 genome contains these proteins:
- a CDS encoding QueT transporter family protein has protein sequence MKSIRYIIRAAIIAGLYTVLTYFLKPISYGPVQVRVSEALTLLPLIESSAVPGLFVGCFLANLLGGLGPWDVYGGSLITLLAAYITSKMPNPFLGALPPIVLNALGVSYYLSLLYGMPYAITAAYIGLGEFIAVGLLGIPLVFFIKRTGLIRYFDKTD, from the coding sequence ATGAAATCTATCCGGTATATCATTAGAGCGGCGATTATTGCGGGTCTTTATACTGTATTAACTTACTTTTTAAAGCCTATAAGTTACGGTCCAGTGCAGGTGCGAGTCTCCGAGGCTCTAACTCTTCTGCCACTCATAGAAAGCTCAGCCGTACCCGGGCTTTTCGTCGGATGCTTCCTGGCAAACCTGCTTGGAGGTCTGGGCCCATGGGATGTATATGGCGGAAGCCTCATAACGCTATTGGCGGCATACATAACGAGCAAAATGCCGAACCCATTTCTGGGAGCTCTGCCGCCCATCGTACTTAATGCGCTGGGAGTATCCTACTATCTAAGCCTATTGTACGGAATGCCTTACGCCATCACTGCTGCCTATATCGGACTGGGGGAATTCATCGCCGTGGGCTTACTGGGAATACCGCTAGTGTTTTTTATTAAGAGGACGGGCCTTATAAGATACTTTGATAAAACCGACTGA
- a CDS encoding calcium-transporting P-type ATPase, PMR1-type, whose protein sequence is MYNNGGSLVEEKKWYALHAKNVAEIFSTHLSKGLSSEVAQQRLKDHGYNELVGKRGPTLFEMFLSQFKDFLVLILIVASLISMLVGEVVDSAVIIMIVVLNAILGVVQEYRASKALDALKKMAAPEARVIRDGTVQVIPARELVPGDIVLLEAGNYVPADLRLVESVNLKIDESALTGESVPVEKNADIVFNEERPLGDRTNSAFMGTVVTYGRGKGIVVSTGMKTEIGMIAKMLESYQDEVTPLQKKLEETGKTLGIACLVICGIVFLVGLLRDIPFLEMFMISVSLAVAAIPEGLPAILTIVLALGLQRMVKRNAIIKKLHAVETLGSTTVICSDKTGTLTQNQMTATKIFTNGRFISITGEGYRPEGEFYLDGSRIIDPKSDTSLELLLKIGALCNDSKLEESGTEKEDQKTWRILGDPTEGALVVAAAKAGIFVEDLEKTQPRVNEIPFDSDRKLMTTIHPFDGKYIAYAKGAPDVLLGLSNYIYKDGQEVPLTQEDRKAIIEANKAMASQALRVLALAYRPLDTLPDEPKSEDIEKDFVFVGLIGMIDPPRPEAIEAIKVCKQAGIRPVMITGDHRDTAVAIAKDLGMIENEAGVLTGSELDSMSDDDLFHKSKEVSVYARVSPTHKLRIVEAIKNNGHIVAMTGDGVNDAPALKKADIGVAMGITGTDVAKETADMILVDDNFASIVSAVEEGRVIYSNIRKFIFFLLSCNISEILIIFASMLAGLPIPLKPIQLLWINVLTDAFPALALGIEKKEPDIMQRPPRRPEEPIIDARMRWQIAINSIFMALSTLGVFVLALKNSASIEKARTLAFATLIFCEVLWAYSTRSETHSVFKIGFFSNRFMVIASFISLSLLLAVIYVPFLRAIFDTTYLSFYEMDLVVLFGWIPFVAAEISKIFLRKR, encoded by the coding sequence ATGTATAATAATGGAGGGTCGCTGGTGGAGGAAAAAAAGTGGTACGCTCTACATGCAAAGAATGTTGCCGAAATTTTTAGTACTCACCTGTCAAAGGGACTTTCATCCGAAGTCGCCCAACAAAGGCTTAAGGACCACGGCTATAACGAGCTTGTGGGTAAAAGAGGGCCGACTTTGTTTGAAATGTTTTTGAGTCAATTCAAGGACTTCCTGGTATTAATACTTATCGTTGCTAGCCTGATATCCATGCTGGTAGGCGAAGTAGTAGATTCGGCTGTAATTATTATGATAGTAGTTTTAAATGCGATACTGGGTGTAGTGCAGGAATATAGAGCGAGTAAGGCTCTGGATGCTTTGAAGAAAATGGCAGCTCCTGAGGCGCGAGTTATTAGAGACGGCACGGTCCAGGTTATCCCTGCTCGTGAACTGGTTCCGGGGGATATAGTCTTGCTGGAAGCCGGAAACTACGTGCCGGCGGATCTGCGACTGGTGGAAAGTGTGAATTTGAAAATCGACGAATCAGCACTTACCGGAGAATCGGTCCCTGTCGAAAAAAACGCCGATATAGTATTCAACGAAGAGAGGCCCCTCGGAGACAGGACAAATTCTGCTTTTATGGGCACTGTGGTTACTTACGGCAGGGGCAAAGGCATAGTAGTATCGACGGGCATGAAGACTGAAATAGGTATGATCGCCAAAATGCTCGAGTCTTACCAGGATGAAGTTACGCCTCTCCAGAAAAAATTGGAGGAAACGGGAAAAACGCTTGGAATCGCCTGCCTCGTCATATGCGGCATTGTCTTTTTAGTGGGGCTATTGAGAGACATCCCATTTTTAGAGATGTTCATGATTTCTGTCAGCCTTGCGGTAGCGGCTATACCCGAAGGTCTCCCCGCAATATTGACAATAGTCTTGGCACTCGGCCTGCAGCGCATGGTAAAGCGGAATGCGATTATAAAAAAATTGCACGCTGTAGAAACTCTAGGAAGTACTACTGTTATATGCTCCGATAAAACCGGTACCCTAACTCAGAACCAGATGACTGCAACAAAAATTTTTACAAATGGCCGATTTATTTCAATCACCGGAGAAGGCTACAGGCCTGAAGGAGAATTTTACCTTGACGGCTCCAGAATCATCGACCCCAAATCCGATACGAGTCTTGAACTGCTCCTGAAAATTGGAGCTCTCTGCAACGATTCAAAGCTGGAAGAAAGCGGTACAGAAAAAGAAGATCAAAAAACATGGAGAATTCTCGGTGACCCCACCGAAGGAGCACTTGTGGTTGCTGCTGCTAAAGCCGGAATATTCGTCGAAGACCTAGAGAAGACGCAGCCCCGCGTTAACGAAATTCCCTTTGATTCGGATAGAAAGCTGATGACCACAATTCATCCTTTTGACGGAAAATATATAGCATATGCAAAAGGGGCACCGGATGTCCTTTTAGGTCTTTCAAATTATATTTACAAAGACGGTCAGGAGGTACCTTTAACACAGGAAGACAGAAAAGCAATAATTGAGGCCAATAAAGCAATGGCGTCTCAGGCTCTCAGGGTACTTGCCCTGGCTTACAGGCCCCTTGACACCCTCCCGGATGAACCGAAATCAGAAGACATTGAAAAAGATTTCGTATTTGTCGGTTTGATAGGCATGATTGACCCTCCGCGGCCTGAAGCCATAGAGGCGATAAAGGTATGTAAACAGGCAGGTATAAGGCCTGTAATGATTACCGGCGATCACAGAGACACGGCGGTAGCTATAGCGAAGGATCTAGGCATGATTGAAAACGAAGCAGGTGTACTAACAGGCTCTGAACTGGACTCCATGAGCGACGACGATCTGTTCCATAAATCTAAGGAAGTATCGGTTTACGCTAGAGTATCACCAACTCATAAACTAAGGATAGTAGAGGCTATAAAAAATAATGGCCATATCGTCGCAATGACCGGGGACGGAGTCAATGACGCGCCAGCACTAAAGAAGGCCGATATAGGCGTGGCAATGGGCATTACCGGCACCGACGTCGCCAAGGAAACCGCCGACATGATCCTGGTCGACGACAATTTTGCTAGCATAGTTTCGGCAGTGGAAGAAGGCAGGGTTATTTACTCCAACATACGCAAATTCATATTCTTCCTGCTCTCTTGTAACATCTCGGAGATCCTCATTATATTCGCCTCCATGCTAGCTGGATTGCCCATACCGCTGAAGCCTATTCAGCTTTTGTGGATAAACGTGCTTACAGACGCATTCCCGGCTCTAGCTCTTGGTATTGAAAAGAAAGAGCCGGATATCATGCAACGGCCGCCTAGAAGGCCGGAAGAACCCATAATAGATGCCCGCATGCGGTGGCAAATTGCGATAAATAGCATTTTCATGGCCCTTTCTACATTGGGAGTATTCGTTCTTGCTTTGAAAAATAGTGCCAGTATCGAAAAGGCAAGGACTCTTGCTTTTGCTACGCTGATTTTCTGCGAAGTCTTGTGGGCTTACTCTACCCGCTCCGAAACCCATTCAGTATTCAAAATCGGATTTTTCTCCAACCGCTTTATGGTAATAGCATCATTTATCTCGCTGAGTTTGCTGCTGGCTGTAATCTATGTGCCGTTCTTGAGGGCCATCTTCGATACAACCTACTTATCTTTCTACGAAATGGATCTCGTGGTATTATTTGGTTGGATACCCTTTGTAGCTGCGGAGATAAGCAAAATATTCCTGAGAAAGAGATAG
- a CDS encoding Fur family transcriptional regulator — protein MEKTKDEDKVRRLKLLEEKLKDRELKLTPQRRATLDVLLENPSKHMSTEEIYALVKKKFPDVGLATIYRTLQLFDECDIIKKLNFGDGCYRYELSEEEKHQHHHLVCLKCGQVYEFDDDLLDDLEDQIEAKNEFKIIDHVVKFLGYCKKCQEGKE, from the coding sequence TTGGAAAAGACAAAAGATGAAGATAAAGTAAGGAGGCTGAAATTGCTGGAAGAAAAGTTAAAAGACAGGGAGTTGAAGCTCACGCCCCAGAGGAGAGCAACCCTGGATGTGCTTTTAGAGAATCCTTCGAAGCATATGAGCACCGAAGAAATTTACGCCCTAGTGAAAAAGAAGTTTCCAGATGTGGGGCTGGCTACTATTTATAGGACTTTACAGCTTTTTGACGAATGCGATATTATAAAGAAGTTAAACTTCGGCGATGGCTGCTACAGGTATGAACTAAGTGAGGAAGAAAAACATCAGCATCACCATCTGGTTTGCCTGAAATGCGGGCAGGTTTATGAGTTTGACGACGATCTTCTGGACGACCTGGAAGATCAGATTGAAGCCAAAAACGAATTTAAAATTATTGACCATGTTGTTAAATTTCTGGGATACTGCAAGAAATGCCAGGAAGGCAAAGAGTAA
- a CDS encoding ABC transporter permease: MKVKNTSQYIFIFFLIVILWHIASAVVKSPLLPPPAAVFYNLREVFFSKIAPHAALSIYRIIAGLIFSVLIGSILGLLMGFYHSVDRVLSPVIYFIYPIPKIALLPIVMILFGLGELSKITMIVIITVFQIIITMRDTVKNIPKEMFYSLTSLGAGDIVVFKEIILPAAAPELLTALRLGTGTAISVLFFTENFGTVQGIGYFIMDAWMRVNYIDMYSGILVLGGIGLILFSFVDALDRIFCRWKK, translated from the coding sequence GTGAAGGTAAAAAACACCAGCCAATATATCTTTATTTTCTTTCTAATTGTTATATTATGGCATATTGCGTCCGCTGTGGTGAAAAGTCCCTTGCTTCCGCCGCCGGCTGCCGTCTTTTACAACTTGAGGGAAGTATTTTTTTCAAAAATCGCTCCTCACGCTGCCCTAAGCATATACAGGATTATCGCAGGCCTTATCTTTTCGGTACTAATAGGTTCTATTTTAGGGCTTTTAATGGGATTTTATCATTCTGTAGACAGAGTTTTGTCGCCGGTAATATATTTTATATATCCCATACCGAAAATCGCTTTATTGCCTATTGTAATGATTTTATTCGGCCTGGGTGAATTGTCCAAGATCACGATGATAGTTATTATAACGGTGTTTCAAATCATTATCACAATGCGTGACACGGTAAAAAACATACCAAAAGAAATGTTTTATTCCCTTACATCATTGGGTGCCGGCGATATAGTTGTTTTCAAGGAGATTATACTGCCCGCAGCTGCGCCGGAATTGCTGACCGCCCTGAGGCTGGGTACAGGCACGGCTATTTCGGTTTTGTTTTTTACAGAGAACTTTGGAACAGTACAAGGCATAGGATATTTTATTATGGATGCTTGGATGAGGGTAAATTACATCGACATGTATTCGGGAATTCTGGTTCTCGGCGGGATAGGATTGATTTTATTTTCATTTGTAGACGCTCTGGATAGGATATTTTGCCGGTGGAAAAAGTAG
- a CDS encoding ABC transporter ATP-binding protein, giving the protein MITVRNLEVFYKSSRGKFRALAGVNLDVEKGGIVAVIGPSGCGKSTLLYTLAGIIKEFKGEVLIDKTPIDARKHRIGLVLQDYGLLPWKNVIENSLLGLRVKKKITKTDRDYAEYILSRMGLSGLFTRYPGELSGGQRQRVAIARAFILKPDILLMDEPFSALDAITREEMQDLFLDVWESDSISTVFVTHSTEEAMYLGKKIAVMTGPPGRIVKTFDNPFFGAREIKDLGLYSSIKSKLKDLIKGRQK; this is encoded by the coding sequence ATGATTACGGTTCGAAACCTCGAAGTCTTTTACAAGTCTTCACGAGGAAAATTTAGGGCTCTGGCCGGGGTAAACCTGGATGTGGAAAAAGGCGGAATCGTTGCCGTAATTGGCCCGTCGGGATGTGGAAAATCCACACTGCTTTACACGCTGGCCGGGATTATAAAGGAATTTAAAGGAGAAGTTCTTATAGATAAAACTCCTATCGATGCCAGGAAGCATCGAATAGGCCTCGTCCTTCAGGATTACGGGCTTTTGCCCTGGAAAAACGTAATTGAAAATTCGCTGCTGGGGTTAAGAGTAAAGAAAAAAATAACCAAAACAGATAGAGATTATGCCGAATACATATTGTCCCGAATGGGCCTTTCCGGCCTTTTTACTAGGTACCCCGGGGAGTTAAGTGGAGGCCAGAGACAAAGAGTAGCAATAGCAAGAGCGTTTATTTTAAAGCCAGATATTTTGCTGATGGATGAACCTTTCTCCGCCCTCGACGCAATAACTAGAGAAGAAATGCAGGACCTTTTTTTAGATGTATGGGAAAGCGATTCTATCTCAACGGTGTTTGTGACCCACAGCACCGAAGAAGCTATGTATCTGGGGAAGAAAATAGCCGTCATGACGGGACCTCCCGGTCGAATCGTTAAAACGTTCGATAACCCCTTCTTTGGTGCCCGTGAAATTAAGGACCTGGGTCTTTACAGCAGCATTAAATCTAAATTAAAAGACTTGATAAAGGGTAGACAAAAGTGA
- a CDS encoding ABC transporter substrate-binding protein, with product MSKKIKKIAVIFALLSLIFLLSACSDNSVQESKEETESKEGSPLVIGVLPDVDSIPLIIAEAQGYFQEQGVEVRLEHFKSAMERDSALQSGKIDGAVSDILAAAFANDGGFNVKITSLTNGTYKLLTGKEKNINEVAKIKGRDIALSKNTIIEYATDKILEKYGIDPSDVNKVVVPQIPARLEMLQNGKIDAATLPDPLATLAIKNGAKVIESTDKLGINPGVLLFTPEALERKEDEIKAFYKAYNKAVEYLKQNEKSAYIDVVIEKAGFPEEVKDTIVLPEYTKAELPSKEDFDGVMDWLVKKGLIKKAYSFDELVDGRFIE from the coding sequence ATGAGCAAAAAAATTAAAAAGATAGCGGTGATTTTTGCGTTGCTTTCCCTGATATTTTTACTGAGCGCGTGTTCTGACAATTCAGTGCAGGAAAGCAAAGAGGAGACTGAAAGTAAAGAAGGCAGCCCCTTGGTAATCGGTGTGCTTCCCGATGTGGATTCTATACCTTTGATCATTGCTGAGGCGCAGGGATATTTCCAAGAACAAGGGGTTGAAGTGCGCCTTGAACATTTTAAAAGCGCCATGGAAAGGGACAGTGCCCTTCAAAGCGGCAAAATAGATGGAGCGGTATCGGACATTCTAGCGGCTGCTTTTGCCAACGATGGGGGTTTCAATGTTAAGATTACCTCCCTCACCAACGGGACTTACAAACTGCTTACAGGAAAAGAAAAAAATATCAATGAGGTTGCCAAGATAAAAGGCAGGGACATAGCATTATCAAAAAATACCATCATTGAATATGCTACCGATAAAATATTAGAAAAATACGGCATAGATCCAAGCGACGTAAACAAGGTAGTAGTGCCCCAAATTCCAGCAAGGCTTGAGATGCTCCAAAACGGGAAGATAGACGCCGCAACACTTCCGGACCCTCTGGCAACGCTTGCTATAAAAAATGGCGCAAAGGTTATTGAGAGCACCGATAAATTGGGGATTAATCCGGGGGTATTGCTGTTTACTCCGGAGGCATTAGAAAGAAAAGAGGATGAAATAAAGGCCTTTTATAAGGCGTATAACAAGGCTGTCGAATATCTTAAACAAAATGAAAAGTCAGCTTATATTGATGTTGTGATTGAAAAGGCCGGGTTCCCTGAAGAAGTTAAAGACACCATAGTCCTGCCGGAATACACGAAGGCGGAACTTCCGTCTAAAGAGGATTTTGACGGGGTGATGGACTGGCTGGTAAAAAAAGGCCTGATAAAGAAGGCGTATTCTTTTGACGAACTGGTGGACGGTAGATTCATAGAGTAA
- a CDS encoding UbiX family flavin prenyltransferase produces MARFVVGITGASGCVYGVRLIEELLKGKHEVYLLITENGSKVLKHELGVDTETLISDFGKLEKYGGALKYYDINNIFAPIASGSFKADGMVIIPCSMSTLAFIAHGLSHNLLQRTADVFLKEKRKIVIVPRETPLNSIHLENMLTLSKMGAHILPAMPAFYQSPKTIDDMVNFIVGRVLDTLNIPNQLYDRWKGVEDHEQKN; encoded by the coding sequence ATGGCAAGGTTCGTAGTCGGCATAACGGGCGCAAGCGGCTGCGTATACGGAGTAAGATTAATAGAAGAGCTTTTAAAGGGGAAACACGAAGTTTACCTTTTGATTACTGAAAACGGGAGCAAAGTTTTAAAACATGAATTGGGGGTGGATACGGAGACTTTAATTTCAGATTTTGGCAAACTCGAAAAATATGGAGGTGCTCTCAAATATTATGACATAAATAATATTTTCGCTCCAATAGCTAGTGGTTCCTTTAAGGCGGATGGAATGGTAATAATTCCGTGTTCTATGTCGACCCTAGCATTTATAGCTCACGGATTGTCACACAATTTACTGCAGAGAACCGCTGATGTATTTTTGAAGGAAAAAAGAAAAATTGTCATAGTCCCCCGGGAGACTCCGCTGAATTCAATACACCTCGAAAACATGCTGACACTTAGTAAAATGGGAGCTCATATACTACCGGCTATGCCTGCCTTTTATCAAAGTCCAAAAACTATTGACGACATGGTCAATTTCATAGTGGGAAGGGTTTTAGACACCTTGAACATCCCAAATCAACTATATGACAGGTGGAAAGGAGTTGAAGATCATGAGCAAAAAAATTAA
- a CDS encoding UbiA-like polyprenyltransferase — protein MDSKGHAALLFGAMMRRLKTYGDLVMFSHTLFSLPFSLIAMFWAAGGFPPAKVFFWAMVALFGARNGANALNRLVDRDIDAKNPRTAGRHIPMGIVKEYEAFVIVVFCFAALVLAAFELNPLCVKLLPVAIFLFVIYSYTKRFTWLCHVILGLACGGAPVGAWIAVTGQIQWPAVVLGAAVMLWVAGFDIIYGSQDVDFDTSHGLYSIPVKFGIKNALKISAAFHGISMGLLFYLYFLMNMGYLYLLGLVIISCFLYAEHKLVSPTNLKHVTIASYDINQIVSVVFFIFSTMDIFILR, from the coding sequence ATGGATTCTAAAGGCCATGCAGCTTTGCTGTTTGGCGCTATGATGAGGCGGTTGAAGACTTACGGGGATTTGGTCATGTTTTCTCATACGTTATTTTCACTGCCTTTTTCGCTCATCGCCATGTTCTGGGCCGCTGGAGGATTTCCGCCAGCAAAGGTGTTTTTCTGGGCCATGGTGGCCCTTTTCGGGGCAAGAAACGGTGCTAATGCGTTGAACCGGCTGGTGGACAGGGATATTGATGCCAAAAACCCAAGGACTGCCGGAAGGCATATACCTATGGGCATAGTTAAAGAATATGAGGCTTTCGTAATTGTTGTGTTTTGCTTTGCAGCCCTGGTGTTAGCCGCATTTGAACTAAATCCCCTTTGCGTCAAATTGCTGCCTGTGGCAATTTTTTTATTCGTAATATATTCGTACACCAAGCGGTTTACGTGGTTGTGTCATGTGATATTGGGTCTTGCCTGCGGGGGAGCTCCGGTGGGAGCATGGATTGCGGTCACCGGCCAAATACAATGGCCCGCCGTTGTTCTCGGCGCCGCGGTAATGTTATGGGTTGCGGGGTTCGACATAATCTACGGTTCGCAGGATGTGGATTTTGACACAAGCCACGGCCTTTATTCGATACCGGTAAAATTCGGCATAAAAAACGCACTTAAGATATCTGCTGCTTTTCATGGGATTTCTATGGGGCTGTTATTTTACCTGTACTTTTTGATGAATATGGGTTACCTCTATTTGCTGGGCCTTGTTATTATCTCGTGTTTTCTATACGCGGAGCACAAACTGGTTTCCCCCACGAACTTAAAGCACGTAACCATAGCTTCTTATGACATCAATCAGATAGTAAGCGTGGTCTTTTTTATATTTTCTACTATGGACATTTTTATTTTGAGGTGA